In a genomic window of Phalacrocorax aristotelis chromosome 8, bGulAri2.1, whole genome shotgun sequence:
- the DNAJC18 gene encoding dnaJ homolog subfamily C member 18 isoform X2 — MTYTAEQLDGVRRIKRCRNYYEILGVERDASEEDLKKAYRKLALKFHPDKNRAPGATEAFKAIGNAFAVLSNPEKRLRYDEFGSDQEHVSTGQARHYNYYTEFEADITPEEIFNVFFGGHFPTGNIHMFSNVARDAHYYPRRQRNERAWTQEQEEEENRPQNSYSAFIQLMPVFIIIIVSVVTQLMATNPPYSLFYKSSIGHVISRETENLQVPYYVDKNFERNYQGAELQELEKTVEKDYIDYIQTSCWKEKQQMVCNENVDGRRHVSSSSVVCNAYFRSVKYLLQVWYLPCHSCLTPMAESDIGGKTKHNNFIGPVMSCTELEFIHSILHLK; from the exons ATGACCTACACGGCGGAGCAGCTGGACGGCGTGCGGCG AATAAAGAGGTGTCGGAACTACTATGAAATCCTGGGGGTGGAGAGGGACGCCAGCGAGGAGGACCTGAAGAAAGCCTACCGCAAACTGGCTCTCAAATTTCACCCTGACAAGAACCGCGCTCCCGGGGCAACGGAAGCTTTTAAAG CAATAGGCAATGCTTTTGCAGTTCTGAGCAACCCTGAAAAACGGTTACGATATGATGAATTCGGAAGTGACCAAGAGCATGTCAGCACTGGCCAGGCCAGGCACTATAACTACTACACAGAATTTGAAGCAGACATTACACCAGAAGAAATATTCAATGTGTTTTTTGGTGGGCACTTTCCTACAG GAAATATCCATATGTTCTCAAATGTAGCCAGAGATGCGCACTATTATCCACGGAGGCAGCGAAATGAAAGAGCATGGACGCAGGagcaagaggaggaagaaaacaggccACAG AATTCATATTCTGCATTTATTCAGTTGATGCCAGTtttcataataataatagtatCAGTTGTAACTCAGCTGATGGCCACAAACCCACCCTACAGCCTATTCTACAAATC GTCCATAGGCCATGTTATTAGTAGAGAAACAGAGAACTTGCAGGTGCCTTACTACGTCGACAAAAACTTTGAAAGGAATTATCAAGGAGCAGAACTTCAAGAGCTAGAGAAAACTGTTGAAAAGGATTACATAGACTATATTCAGACCAGCTGCTGGAAGGAGAAACAGCAAA TGGTTTGTAATGAGAATGTAGATGGAAGGCGGCATGTTTCCTCTTCAAGTGTAGTATGCAATGCATACTTCAGAAGTGTCAAGTATCTGCTTCAG GTTTGGTATCTTCCCTGTCATTCCTGTTTGACTCCCATGGCTGAAAGTGATATAGGTGGGAAGACCAAGCACAACAACTTTATTGGACCTGTGATGTCCTGTACGGAGCTTGAATTCATACATAGTATTTTGCACTTAAAATAG
- the DNAJC18 gene encoding dnaJ homolog subfamily C member 18 isoform X1, producing the protein MTYTAEQLDGVRRIKRCRNYYEILGVERDASEEDLKKAYRKLALKFHPDKNRAPGATEAFKAIGNAFAVLSNPEKRLRYDEFGSDQEHVSTGQARHYNYYTEFEADITPEEIFNVFFGGHFPTGNIHMFSNVARDAHYYPRRQRNERAWTQEQEEEENRPQNSYSAFIQLMPVFIIIIVSVVTQLMATNPPYSLFYKSSIGHVISRETENLQVPYYVDKNFERNYQGAELQELEKTVEKDYIDYIQTSCWKEKQQKSDLSNLAKLYRDERLKQKAESLKLEHCEKLSSLIGMHKGG; encoded by the exons ATGACCTACACGGCGGAGCAGCTGGACGGCGTGCGGCG AATAAAGAGGTGTCGGAACTACTATGAAATCCTGGGGGTGGAGAGGGACGCCAGCGAGGAGGACCTGAAGAAAGCCTACCGCAAACTGGCTCTCAAATTTCACCCTGACAAGAACCGCGCTCCCGGGGCAACGGAAGCTTTTAAAG CAATAGGCAATGCTTTTGCAGTTCTGAGCAACCCTGAAAAACGGTTACGATATGATGAATTCGGAAGTGACCAAGAGCATGTCAGCACTGGCCAGGCCAGGCACTATAACTACTACACAGAATTTGAAGCAGACATTACACCAGAAGAAATATTCAATGTGTTTTTTGGTGGGCACTTTCCTACAG GAAATATCCATATGTTCTCAAATGTAGCCAGAGATGCGCACTATTATCCACGGAGGCAGCGAAATGAAAGAGCATGGACGCAGGagcaagaggaggaagaaaacaggccACAG AATTCATATTCTGCATTTATTCAGTTGATGCCAGTtttcataataataatagtatCAGTTGTAACTCAGCTGATGGCCACAAACCCACCCTACAGCCTATTCTACAAATC GTCCATAGGCCATGTTATTAGTAGAGAAACAGAGAACTTGCAGGTGCCTTACTACGTCGACAAAAACTTTGAAAGGAATTATCAAGGAGCAGAACTTCAAGAGCTAGAGAAAACTGTTGAAAAGGATTACATAGACTATATTCAGACCAGCTGCTGGAAGGAGAAACAGCAAA agTCTGATTTGTCAAATTTGGCCAAGCTATACAGAGATGAGCgattaaaacagaaagcagaatcGCTGAAACTTGAGCACTGTGAGAAGCTCTCCAGTCTGATCGGGATGCACAAAGGGGGCTGA